In the genome of Pontibacter actiniarum, the window GTCAAACTCCTCCAGACCGGTATTGTAAATCCCCTTCACGGTTAGCTTGCGGGCCCGCGGCGGATTCTGGATAAAGTAAAAGATGGCGTCATCCCCGACCTTCAGGTGCAGCTTGTTAGCTATTTTCTGGCTCAGTAGCACCTCTTTTGAGGAGGTGGAGTCGTTGAAGGAGATAAGCTCCCCTGCCTCCAGGTTGTGCTCCATTGCCTCCATGTCGTACTCCTCTTCCACGCCTTTCATCACCACGCCCAGCACTTCGTCCTCTGTCTTGATGATAGCCGTTTTCCGGGCAAAGGCCTGCACTTTCTTTATTCCCTGGATAGAGTCTGTGATGCCAATGTTGCGGCTGATGGGAGCTCCCTCATACGAGTTGTTGGTATCATACTTGCTGATTTGCAGGTGCGCCCCAAAGCTGAAAATCTTCTCGCGGATCTCGTTTCGGAAGCCTTCCAAGATGGCAAAAGACACAATCATGATAGCAATGCCTGCAGCTATGCTTATAATTGCTATTTTTGTAACCGACTGTGTAAAAGAGCCGGCCTGCACTTCTGATATTTTATCGGATATGTACCTGGAGATGTTCACTCGCCTTAAATCATATTTAACAGCCTTAAAGATAGGTATGAATTTTGACTTCTACCTCACAAACTATGACACACCCTTACCTACTTCTGTCCGCATCAATGCTGCTTACTTTCGGCAGCTGCACTTCTAAACAGGTAGCTACCACAGCGGCCGTACAACAGCAAGCCCCCGCACAGGAGGCGAAAGCCCTTAAAACGGGGGCTGAGCAACTGGAGTTGTACCTGCCACAGCTGCAGGGCAAGCGCGTTGGCCTGATCGTGAACCAGACCTCCACCATAGACGACACGCACCTGGTAGACACCCTCCTTAGCCGCGGCGTTGAGATCAAAACAATCTTTGCCCCGGAGCACGGCTTCCGCGGCGAGGCCGATGCCGGCGCCCACATCAAAGACGCCAAAGACTCTAAGACAGGGCTGCCGATCATCTCGCTCTACGGAAAAAACAAGAAGCCGCTGCCCGAGCAGGTAAAGGACCTGGATGTGCTGCTGTTTGATATACAGGATGTCGGCACCCGCTTCTACACCTATATCAGCACCATGCACTATGTGATGGAAGCCGCCGCAGAGCACGGCAAAGAGGTCGTGATTCTGGATCGCCCTAACCCGAACGGCCATTACGTAGACGGACCGGTACTGGACATGGATCAGCAGTCCTTTGTGGGCATGCACCCGATCCCGATCGTGCACGGCCTGACCGTTGGCGAGCTCGCGAAAATGATCAACGGCGAGAAGTGGCTGGAGGGGCAGCGCCAGGCAAAGCTAACGGTGATACCGATGGCCAACTATGACCACGACATGCCGTATGAGCTGCCTGTTAAGCCATCACCCAACTTACCAAACGCACAGGCTATCGCCCTGTACCCTTCCATCTGCTGGTTTGAGGGCACCGATGTTAGTGTTGGCCGCGGCACTCCCACGCCGTTCCAGCTTATCGGCAGCCCGTATTACCAGAAGAAGGATTTCAGCTTTACACCGGTTAGCACACCGGGTGCCACAAACCCGCCGCACAAGGATGTGGTTTGCTACGGAAAAGATTTAACAGATGTGGCCGTGGCAGACAAAGTAGACCTGGCCTACCTGCTGGAGATGTACAACAACTCCTCCAACAAGGACAAGTTCTTTAACAACTTCTTCGATCGCCTGGCCGGCACCACCAAGCTTCGCGAGCAGATCAAGGCTGGCAAGACCGAAGCCGAAATCAGGGCAAGCTGGGAGCCAGCCCTATCCAACTATAAGAAAACCCGTAAGCAGTACCTGCTTTACCCAGACTTTAGCTAAGTATGACCCAGGATTTACGCATCGTGTTTATGGGTACGCCGGATTTTGCCGTGCCTACCCTGCAGACACTCGTGGAACATAAGTATAATGTAGTAGCCGTGATTACCGCACCCGATAAACCGGCGGGGCGCGGCCAAAAACTCAACCAATCGCCGGTGAAGGAGTATGCTGTGGCACAGGGGATACCTGTGCTGCAGCCGACCAACCTCAAGTCAGAGGCTTTCCTGGAGGAGCTGCGCAGCTACAGGGCTAACCTACAGATCATCGTGGCTTTCCGGATGCTGCCGGAGGTGGTGTGGGCAATGCCTGCGCTTGGCTCTTTCAACATCCATGCCTCGCTGCTGCCGCAGTACCGCGGTGCCGCACCTATCAACTGGGCCATCATCAACGGGGAGCGGGAAACGGGCGTCACCTCCTTCTTCCTGAAACACGAGATTGACACCGGCGATTTGATCTATCAGGAGCGCGTACCTATCCTGGAGGAAGACGATTTCGGCTCGCTGTATGAGAAACTGAAGAACAAAGGCGCAGAGCTTGCGCTGCGCACGGTGCAGGCCATCGAGCGGAACGAGGTGCAGCCACAGCCGCAGGTTGTGAGTGCCGAGACAAAACACGCCCCCAAGATTTTCAAAGACACCTGCGAGATTTACTGGGACCAGCCAGCCGGGCAGGTACACAACTTTATCCGTGGCCTTAGCCCATACCCAGCCGCCTGGACCAGGCTAAACGGCAAGACCTTCAAAGTTTTTAAAGTAGAGACTCTGGAGGATGCGGCTTATACTTCAGCACCAGGCTCCATCCACACCGATAACAAGACGTTCCTGCACATCCAGACGGCAGCAGGCGCCATCGCTCTACTTGACCTGCAGATGGAAGGTAAAAAGCGCATGCCGGTTCAGGACCTGCTGCGGGGTTACAGCTTTGACGTATAACGCGTATGATCTCTATCGTAGTAGCCGCCGCCGAAAACAATGTGATCGGCAAGGACAATGACCTGATCTGGTACCTGCCCGCCGACCTGAAGCATTTCAAAAGCCTCACGATGGGGCACCCGATGCTCATGGGCCGTAAGACCTACGAGTCTATCGGGAAGCCGCTGCCGGGCCGCACATCCATCGTCATCACCTCCCAAAAAGATTACGAGGCAGCGGGGTGCATTGTGGTGCACTCGCTGGAGGAGGCTATAAAGAGAGGCCTGGAGCTCGACACGGACATGAGCGTTATCGGCGGAGCCAGGATATACAGTCAGGCACTCCCCTTTACCGATAAGGTGTTCCTGACACGGGTGCACGCCAGCTTCGACGGCGACGTGTATTTTCCGGAGCTGCCGGAAGACGAATGGCAGGTAGTGGAGCAGGAGCATCACGGGCCGGACGACAAGAACAAGTACAGCTATACTTTCCTGACGCTGGAAAGGAAGTAATACAAGTATAAAAAGAAAGTGCCGCTGATGAAGCGGCCCTTTCTTTTTATACTTGCGGCACTGGTTTAGCGCAGGATGTAGAGCTTACCATAGCCGTTTTTAAAGGCACCGTCGCCAAAGGTGTTGCGGTGCTTCATCTGCTCCTCTCCCTTGCTCATGATCACGCGGTAGAGGTAAACACCGTTAGCCAGTTTATCGCCATAGGTATCGGTTCCGTCCCAGGCATACTCTGTCTTGTTATTACCGATACGCAGCGGCCCCAGCTCCTCTTTCATGATTTCCTTCACCACTTTACCGGTTATGGTCAGGATCTGGATCTTCATGTGCTCGGGAATCGTGCTGCCCGTGATGGTAAAAATAAAGTTTGTCTTCGTGGAGAACGGGTTCGGGAACGGGTAGAAGTTCGACACGCTTGCCTCACTGATCACCTCAAACCCGATGCGGTACGGCGACACGCCTGACTCCTTGCCTGCCGCATCCCTGGCACGAACCTCCATTTTGTAGATGCCGTCCATCAGTTTGGCCGGTTTGTACTCCAGCTTAAAGTCCGCGGCTTCCGTAGCGGGCGCATAGGTTACCTCCGGGTTGCCCATCAGGTCAATTTCCTGCTCCTGCCCTTCAGGCGAAATCAGGATCATCGTCATCTTGGAAGGGTCCTGCAACAGCACGTGCTGGTTCTCGTCTTTCACTGTCACGCTGATCAGCGGGCTCGGCGACACAATGTCCCCATCCAGAATATGGATGCCGTCGAACGCCACATCCATGATCGGGTGCAGCTTAGACTTCACGCTGAAGCCTACTTCGTACACGTTGTTAAAATACTCCTGCTCCGGTAGCAGGCGCGGGTTCACGTATAGGCTCAGGCTGTAGTCGCCTTCAAAATCCTGGGTCTGGAAACTATAGCTGAACTTCACCGTCTCATTCGCACCCACGGGCTTTATTTTAAAGCGCGTGGTAGTTGGCTGGTTGCCGTCCCCGGAGAGCGTGACCTCCACTGTTACCGAGTCTGAAAAAGCCGTGCTGGTTACGTTCTGAAAAGCCATTGGCACCGTTACACTTCCTGCGTTGGCCTGTTGCGTCAGCTCCTCCCGGCTGGCATTCACCAAATCAGGGCGAATCACGCCTTCGGGCACTCCTTTGTAGATCACGAACCACTCCTTCAGCTGTGGAGAGGTACGGGCTACCTCGTCCTCCATGTAGGCTTTCAGGCGTAGGTTCGGGAACTGTGTTGCGTCAATGCCGGACAGGTCGAACTGCTTGGTAGTGACATCTTCCTGCAGCACGGTTTCCTCGCCGGCTGCATTTATGCCAATCAGGCTCAGCGTATACTTATCGTCTCCTCCCTGGTAACGCTCAATGTTGTGGTGAAGCGAAGCCCATTCAAGCGCTGGCCCGATGACGGTAGAGGTAATCGTACCCGATGGGCGGTTAGACTCAAGCGTAACATCAAGGTTGATCTCCTGGCTGTTTGCCGGTGTGCCACCCACGCGGTCAGCTTCCTCTTTTGAGTAGCTGGTCTCCTGCGCCGTGCCGGCCGCCTGCCCCTTCTGCCCCACAATCGCGAAAGGGTCTCCCGTCTTCAGTTCATCGATAAGCGAGGAGCCTATACTTCTGAAAGCTGCTTTCACCTCTTCTGAAAAAGAAGAGAAAGGCACGTTGTTGATACTGATAGCCGCCACATAGTACCCCTCCGGCACCGCATTTAAGAAGTCTGCCGTCTTCTTCACATTGGCTGCTACAGACAGGTCGCCGGTGTCAAACTCCGCAATATAGGGACAGAAAGCAAAGTCACCAAGCGACGATATAGGCTCCAGGGTGCTGTTGTTAAACACAATAAAGAAGAATCTGCTTCTGGAGGAGCCGTTCGGGTTGCCGCAGAAATAGCTCATGTACTGGAAACCATCGACGAACAGGCCGTGCGGGTCTTCATCAAATCGCTTTGCTCCCCCAACTGTTTTGATATTGATAAACTTCCTGGTGGGTTTAAAGTCCCAAAGCAACTTGTTGTCCTTTAGCTCTTCGAAGCCGTTCAGCTTTACCTCCTGAAACTGAGCGTACTGGCTTTGAGACCAGCCATTCTTCACCTTGTCAATATACCTGAACGAGCTCTCCGCCCAAACCGTGTCTTCATCAGTGCTGTACTCGTCAAACCTGGCCCTCCAGTAAAAAACGGTGCTGTCTTTTGCTGAGGCCGGCAGGCCATAGTCCAGAACGGCCAGTATGCTGTTTCTTGATACCGCCTGCTTCGTTAGCAGCGGGCTGTTGAATTGTGACGTGGTGTCAACCTCAAAATAGTACCCTTTGTTAACGTCTTTTACCGTAGTCTGCGCCACTAGCTGTACGGTCCTTTCTCCAACAATAGCATAGTTGCCTGGCGACACAGCCCTTAACCCGCTGACAGGGAAATAGTATTGGAACGTTGCGGTGTTATTCGTTTCGTCCAGCTCGTCAATTTCACCTGATCCGTCCAGCATCACCTCAAACGCGTTCATCCCGAGCGCATTCAACCCGCTGTTGGGTAGCTTCAGCGAAAGGGTACGCTCTTTTATGATCGGCTCAACGGTAAACGGTTCCAGGCTGACCAGAGAATTATCAGGCAGTGTTCTTTTAACGCTAACCGTCAGCTCTTCCGGAATCGCTTTCCCCAGGTTATCTGCCGTAAAGTTTATCAGCACAGAGTCCGAAGAAGCAGTTGCCGGATTTCCTTCCAGGTCGGTGACGCTAAAGCTATTCCCCTTCACATAGTAGTCAGGCTTGATCGGGCTGTACAGGGCTAAGGCAGGATCTCCCTGAAGAGCCATCTCCAGCACCATGGCAATAATACCGTTGTTGCTGTAAGACATCTGCAACACGTCGCTTATCACTTTCTGCTGAATTCTCCCCAGCGATTTTCCATAGTACTCCTCGTTCTGGAAAGCAGTTTGATAGAAGTTGTAGCTATAGATGTGCAGATACTGCAGCAAGCCCGTGCCCACGTGGGCGATAAGCGCTACCGCCCCTTTGTCCTTCGTCTTCAGCCAGTCCTCCCCAAAGGAGACACTGTTCGGAACAAACATATTCCCGAGGTTACACCCGTTGATGAGCATCACCGGGTACTTGCCTTTGTTTTGATACCCATTGACAGCAGTGGAGACATAGCCAATATTTAAATCCGTTGTACTGGTTGAACTGTGGCCGAAGAACGTCAGGAGAGACACCCCACTGTTGATCTCTTTCGAGATGTTGAGAGTTTCCACAAACTCGCTTAAGTTCTTTCTGTACTTTTCTTCCACTGTAGCACCTAGTAGAGGGCCTTCAGCAATAGCCGCATAGCTCTCCAGGTAGTTCGCGATCTGGGTCATGTGCTCCACAGAGGCTCCCCCACCCAGCTGCATGATCTTTTTCCTCCACGGCAGGTTTTCTGCTAGCGCTTCGTACTCCTTTACTTTATCCAGGTAGTTTTTAGCCTCCAGAGGAGTGGTTACAGCCACTCTGCCTACCGCCACTGTTGGTATGTAGTTGCCATTTCTGAAGTCTATGGCGTAACTGAGGTCGGAGCCAGGGTAGCCAAAAACAGGCACGATATCCAGCGCACGTGACGCAGCGGACCGATAGCTGATGCGGTTAACCTCAATGCCTTTCCCCAGTATCAGCATGTGCTTTGCTGGCGCAGCGCTTCCCATAAAGCGAGTAAAGTGCTTCACGCCCATAGGAGAGAACTCGCCATAGTGAAACTGGTTCACCAGGTCATCCACGTACACGATCATAGGCGCATGCTTCCCGCCTGCCTCGGAGGCCCTGTATGCGGCATAAGCCTCAGGCACCGGCTGATTGCTGCCCTCCGGCACCTGCATCATGGCCTTACTGGTTAAAATGATGTAGTTCGCACTGTTTGCAAGGTAATTGCTGAACTTTACGGTGCTGGACTTTGCTGGCAGCAACGCCCTTTGCAAGTCCGCCAACAGCACTTTATGGGTGGCTTGGTTCTCTGCACGCACCACAAATCCTTTTCCATTGTTTACAGCCTGGCCCGGTATTCTGGTAACGTCCCCGGAGGCAGTCACATCGTAGGCGACGGCACTTGCCGGTGCATTTGCGAAATAGAAATAGGGGCTGGCAGAGCTCGTCGAATCTGTGTAAAAGACAAGGCGACCGCTCTGGGGCAAAACAGACTTCTGCGGATAGGTGGCCTCCACGTAGGCCAGGCTGACCGCATTACTACCTGACTGTGGCGCCAGCTGCACCGTTAGCTGGGCCCTAGTATCAATATCGGTCAGCTTAAAATTACTTTTGCCTTTTATAAAACTGTAGCTGCCCATGGCATGGCTGGCAAGTTGCCGCACGGCTTTCGAGGGCTCCACCACATTGACGTTAAAATTATGTGAGGCGCTTCCGACACCAACGACGGCGTAACTGAGGTAAGGAACAGGCCCCGCCGGCTCTACATTCGAAAAGGCCGGCAGCGCAAAGTTTACAGCCTTTGCAGACCAGGATGAGAAGAAACCTTCGGCGGCATCCATCCACGGCAGATGACTTTCTGTGTGCACCTTGCCCTCACTGTACTTGTCTGTTTTCACCAACAGGGCTTTTTGCAGCAGGTAACCCTGCGGGGTACGGCCATCCACAGCGGGGTTCTCCACACGCATGCGCTTGTTGGCTCCGGCAGGGTTTACCGTCAGAAAGTAGGCGGCCGTGTCGGTATACATGCTATAGAGCTGGTGCACCTGGTGCTCAGGGTTCTTGTAGAGCCCCTGGTCCAGCACGCCATCGTTGCGCTCGCCATAAAACTCCAGGTAGTCCTGCTGATCCAGCCTTCCGTCTTCCTCACCGGCTACGTAAACAGCCACCTCTTTGCCCCGACGGAACAGCTGCAGGTGCTGCGGGTTCACGTTCTCCAGCCCCAGGCCGCTCAGGTAGGCGTAGTCCAGCTTATACAAGCCGTTTTCCACCACCTGCAGCTTGTAGTAGGTTTTAGAATAATCAATCCACTCGTTGCCATACACTTCCTGCGCCTGGGCGGCGCCTGGTGCAAGGCCTGCCACCAGAAGCAGAAGTACAGTTAGGAAGCGTTTCATGTCAGAAAATTTATACATGGGGTGTTTGGCTACAACTTTAAACGTTAATCAAATGCATATCCAAGGGACACAATAACCGAGGAGGTGTTCGTGCTGCCGACAGCGTTGCTCTCGCTGTTGCTGATGCGCGACAAGGCCAGGTCCAGGCTCAGCCCATCGGTTTTAACACCGATGCCGAAGTTCGGCTGGATGCGCTTGGTGGTTCCCCCGTCAAAGTTGGTCGTTTCCTGGTAGTTGTTGAGGCCACCGCGCACGAAAACCGAGTTGGCATAAGCCAGCTCCAGCCCCACATGCGGGTCCACCGACACCACGTCGGATTTGAGCAGCACGTTACGCTTGCCGTCAAAGGTGAAGTCGATGTCTGTGGCCAGCACGGCCGACAGTTTATCGGTGAACTGAAAGGACCTGCCCACGCCAAGTATAAGCCTTGGCAGTGTCAGTTCGGTGGTGTTCTCCGGCAGGTCGTTGCCGGTTTGGAGATAGGCCTCCTCCAGCTCCTCAATGTTGTGGGTCCAGGCGGTGAAAGTGGTGGTAATATCTTTGGCCATCAGCCCGAACTGCCAGTTGCCCCGCTGTAGCTGGGCCCCCACATCGATGCCGAAGCCATAGGCATCGGCAAAGTCGCCCACGTTGCGGTAGATGACTTTGGCATTGGCCCCCAGTTGGAGCCCCTCGATCAGGTTGCTCTTGCGGGCGTAGGAAAGCAGCAGGGCATAGTCGGCAACGGAGAAGAAGCGAATACTGTCGTACTGGATGTAGCCGTACTCATTCTGCAGACGGCGGGTGTCGGCAATATCATCCACACCCACCCGGATCAAAGAAACGGCCAGGGCGCTGCTCGAGTCGAGCGGCATGGCGAAGCTGGCGTAGTCGTTTTTGGCAATACCCGCAAACAGCTCCGAGTGCATCAGGCTCACGTTATACTTGTGCGGCAGGCGCAGCAGCCCGGCGGGGTTCCAGTAGCCGGCGGTGGCGTCGGTGGCCAGGGCCGACTGCACATTGCCCATCCCCAGCGCGCGGCCCCCTACCCCGATGTTCAGGAACTCATTGCTATACTTTGGCGTGGACACCTGAGCCTTTGCCCCCGACCACGAAAGCAGTAACAGCGCCGCCAGCAGGCAACGAAGTAAAAAATTGTTCATCCTTGATAGTATCGTTATATCACCCGCAAAAAAAAATTTTTATTGCACTTCCACAAAGGCCGCCTCCTGCGGCACTTCCCACTTTTGTGCCCCCTAAACATACTACAGGCACTTTTAGTTGACTCCCGTGCTAATTTATTTTAATCCAAAATTACTCATTTATAATAATAAAACGGCATCCGGTTAACCATTATAAAAAAAGGGCGTAAAGAAAAGCAAACAGTACCTTGCGTTACATAGTACCTTATTATATCTTTGCCTCAACATTATAACGGGATCATCATGAAAGTAGAAAACACACAAGTGCAGATGAGGAAGGGAATTCTTGAGTTCTGCATCCTGGAGATTATCTCTCGTGGTGAAGTTTATGCGTCCGATATGCTGGAGGAGCTTACAGCGGCCAAGATGATCGTTGTGGAGGGTACCCTCTACCCCCTGCTCACCCGCCTCAAAAACGCAGCGCTTCTAGAGTATAACTGGGTAGAGTCCACCTCTGGCCCGCCACGAAAGTACTATAAGCTCACCGAAACAGGCCGCGAGTTTCTGGAACAGCTCCGCAACACCTGGTCCGAACTAGTTGACTCCACAGAATACATTATCCGAAACAAGAAAGCCCAGTAATTATGAAAAAGAACATAAGTATAAACTTGCAAGGCATCATCTTCCAGATCGAGGAAGATGGGTATGAGCAGCTTAGCCGCTACCTCGCCTCCATCAGAACGTACTTTTCTAACTATGAGGGCCACGAGGAAATTGTAGCCGACATTGAGGCTCGGATCGCTGAGATCTTCTCTGACAGGGTATCGCCGGCTAAGCAGGTGATCACGCAGGAGGATGTGCAGTACCTGATCGTGCGCATGGGCAACGTGACGGACTTTGAGGTGGAGGAGCCGCTGGAGGCCGAGGCCTACACAAGCGCCGGAGCCGCCACAGGCGCAGCAGGCGAAGGGGCCGGCGCCGGCGAAGCCTACGCCGAGGCAGGCCCTAAGAAGCTGTACCGCGACGTGAACCAGAAAGTGATCGCCGGCGTGTCTTCCGGCCTGGCCAACTACCTGCGCGTAGACCCGCTCTGGATCAGGCTGTTCTTTGTACTGCTGGTGCTGCTGGGCGTGGTATCGGCCGGTGTATCGGCCGCCACAGGCATTATACTCTACATCGTGCTCTGGATCGCCATGCCGGAAAACGATCACCTGCCCGAAACAAAGGTGCGCAAGCTGTTCCGCGACCCGGAGGACAAGAAACTGGCCGGTGTGGCTAGCGGCATCGCCAAGTACTTCGGGGTGGATGTGGCCGTTGTGCGGCTGCTCTTCCTTATCTCGATCTTCCTGGGCGGCTTCGGCATATTCACGTACATCGTGCTGTGGATCGCCATGCCCGAGGCCGTTACGCTTACCGAGCGCATGCAGATGCAGGGCGACCCGGTGACGCTGGCCGGCATTGAGCGCACCCTGAAAGACAACCTGAACATGCGCGACAGCAACGGCGAGGAAAGCCAGCTGGCGAAGATCATCCTGCTGCCCATCCGCCTGGTTGCCCAGGTAGTCAGCTGGCTCGGCAGAGCGCTTGGCCCGGTCCTGGCCTTTCTGGTAACCCTTGTGCGCATCGCAGCGGGCGTTATCCTGCTGATCGTGTCGATTGGCCTTACCGTTGCCCTCTTCTCCACGCTTTTTGTTTCCCTTGGCCTTGTAGATCAGTCAGAGTATATGGTTTTAGGTGATTTTCCGGCCTCCGTGCTTCTCGGGGGCTTTCCCAGGCTCGGACTGGTGGCTGGTTTCTTTGTAGGGCTGATCCCCATCTTGCTGCTGATGGTGCTGGGGGTAAGCCTGCTCATCAAGAGAACCTTCATGAGGCCAATCGTAGGCTGGTCGATGTTTGGTGTGTGGCTGGTGGCGCTGTTCACCATGATTGCGACTATCGCCCTTTACAGCAGCAACTTCCGCCGCAGCGGCGAGGTAATCACCTCCAAATCGTTCCCGGTGGGCAACATCACTACCCTGACCCTGGATGCCTATGATACGGGCCTGAACTACGACAACATCTACATTGATGTGCAGGAAAGCAACAGCCAGGACGTAGAAGTGCTGCAGCGCGCCGAGGCCAAAGGACGAACGGAGGAAGAGGCCAAGCAGAACGCGCGGATGATCACCTACCGCACCGTGCTGAACGACTCCACCCTGCGCTTCGACGACAGCTATGAGTTTAAAGAGAACGCCTCCTTCCGCGACCAGGAGCTGAGCCTGGTGCTGAAACTGCCAAAGAACAAGCCGCTGCGCCTGACCCGCGAGTTTTCCTACTTGCTGCCAAGCGCCGCCCTGGAAGGGGATTACAGCCGCGATAAAATCGTGCGCAACACCTGGCAGGTGAGCGGCGACCGCTTGGTGTGCCTTACCTGCGCCTCCGATACGCTGGATGTGGACACAGACGAGGACTTTGACAGCGCCCGCGGCGGTTTTGACGCAGACATCGACATAGATGAAGAAATGGGTTCGGTTGAGATGCGCGGCAGTGTGTTGCTGAATGACAGTGAGTACAGCTCCAACGCGCGCACCTTCGACTTCCGCAACTTCAGCCGTGTGACCGTTAGCGGCCCTTACCACCTACAGCTGCGCCAGGGCAACACCCACAGCGTGGTTATCCGTGCCGCCGAAGATGAGATGCGCCGCATAGAAGTGGACCAGAACGGGGAAGAACTGGAGATCAAGACACAGGAAAAGTACTTTAGCCTGTTTGATGAGCGCGAGCCGGTGCTCATCCAGATCACGACGCCGAACATCAGCAACATTGAGCTGAACGGGGCCATCAAAGCTGACATGGGCACCATCAACTCAGACAAGCTGCGCATGAGCTTTTCCGGCGCCACCCAAACCATGGCAAACCTGGATGTGCGCGACCTGCGTGTGGACGCCTCCGGGGCCACCATCAGTAAGTTTGTGGGCAAAGCCGACCGCTTCGAACTGGACGCCACCGGCGCCTGCGGCATAGACGCTGATAAACTGCAGGCAAAGTATGTAGATGTGGACGTGACGGGCGCAGGCGTGGCCGAGGTTTTTGCCACCAACACGCTGCGCGCCGATGCCTCCGGCACGAGCCGCATCGTTTACCGCGGCAACCCCGAAGACACCATCATCGACAGCTCCGGCCCAAGTACGGTAAAGCGCCGCTAAGCCCGGAACAAAGTATAGGCTGGCTGAGTCTTTGGCTCGGTCAGCCTCCTCTACCCCCATCCGCCTTTAGTACAAAATAAAACTACACTGCCTCACCTCCCCCCTCTCTATGAAAAAAACTATACTCCTGCTGCTTCCGCTGTTTTTCCTGCTGGCGTGTGCCCCGCAAAGTATAAACAGCCACAGCGCTCCTCTAGCGGCACAAGCCGACAGCCCGGACAAAACCCAGCTACTGCTGCTGGGCACCCTGCACTTCAACCAGTTCCATGACGCGGGCAGTGCGCACGGCAATTTTCTGAGCCCGGAGAGGCAGCAGGAAATCGGGGATGTGGTTGCACTGCTAAAGGTGTACAAGCCCGACATGATCCTGATTGAACGGACGCCGGGCGAGCAGACAAAGTATGACAGCCTCTTTCAGCAGTTCAAACAAGGCAGGTTAAACCTCGAGGAGCTGGAGGGCGGCACTGGCGAAGTATACCAGTTCGGCTTTAAGCTTGCCAAAGAGCTCGGCCACGAAAGGGTGTACTGTGTGGACTACTACGAGAGCACCTCCCAAAGCCTCATGAGCTCCGGCACGAACATAGCGGTTTTTGAGAACGGGCTGCATAACTTCCAGCAAACCGCCAGAGGCGTTACGGCAGCTTTCATGGAAGGGGATATGACGTTCAGGGAATTCCTCAGCTTCCTGAACACACCCGAAACCATCACACTCTCGCACCGCCAGTTCTTCAACCTGCCCGCCTATGTACAAAACGGCTCTTTCAGAAGCTATGAGGGGCTCAACAGAAGCGAGATCGACACCACCCAGATCGGGGCGGAGTTCATTTCGCTGTTTTACGAGCGCAACTTAAAGATCTACTCCAACCTGCTGAACGCGCAGCTAAAGCACAAAGGCAAAAGGCTGCTGCTTATCATGGGCCAGACGCACATTGGCGTGCTGCAGGACATCGCTGAAAACAACCCCGACTATGCCATCGTGAACGCAAACCAGTATCTGGGCAGCAACATCCCCTAAAATGCCCTGCCTCGACCACGCGCAGCGAACGGCTATACTTGCTTTATAGGAGCACCGGCAGCCAAGCTGGCAGTGTTAAAGCTGCAGTTCT includes:
- a CDS encoding PspC domain-containing protein; this translates as MKKNISINLQGIIFQIEEDGYEQLSRYLASIRTYFSNYEGHEEIVADIEARIAEIFSDRVSPAKQVITQEDVQYLIVRMGNVTDFEVEEPLEAEAYTSAGAATGAAGEGAGAGEAYAEAGPKKLYRDVNQKVIAGVSSGLANYLRVDPLWIRLFFVLLVLLGVVSAGVSAATGIILYIVLWIAMPENDHLPETKVRKLFRDPEDKKLAGVASGIAKYFGVDVAVVRLLFLISIFLGGFGIFTYIVLWIAMPEAVTLTERMQMQGDPVTLAGIERTLKDNLNMRDSNGEESQLAKIILLPIRLVAQVVSWLGRALGPVLAFLVTLVRIAAGVILLIVSIGLTVALFSTLFVSLGLVDQSEYMVLGDFPASVLLGGFPRLGLVAGFFVGLIPILLLMVLGVSLLIKRTFMRPIVGWSMFGVWLVALFTMIATIALYSSNFRRSGEVITSKSFPVGNITTLTLDAYDTGLNYDNIYIDVQESNSQDVEVLQRAEAKGRTEEEAKQNARMITYRTVLNDSTLRFDDSYEFKENASFRDQELSLVLKLPKNKPLRLTREFSYLLPSAALEGDYSRDKIVRNTWQVSGDRLVCLTCASDTLDVDTDEDFDSARGGFDADIDIDEEMGSVEMRGSVLLNDSEYSSNARTFDFRNFSRVTVSGPYHLQLRQGNTHSVVIRAAEDEMRRIEVDQNGEELEIKTQEKYFSLFDEREPVLIQITTPNISNIELNGAIKADMGTINSDKLRMSFSGATQTMANLDVRDLRVDASGATISKFVGKADRFELDATGACGIDADKLQAKYVDVDVTGAGVAEVFATNTLRADASGTSRIVYRGNPEDTIIDSSGPSTVKRR
- a CDS encoding DUF5694 domain-containing protein, with the translated sequence MKKTILLLLPLFFLLACAPQSINSHSAPLAAQADSPDKTQLLLLGTLHFNQFHDAGSAHGNFLSPERQQEIGDVVALLKVYKPDMILIERTPGEQTKYDSLFQQFKQGRLNLEELEGGTGEVYQFGFKLAKELGHERVYCVDYYESTSQSLMSSGTNIAVFENGLHNFQQTARGVTAAFMEGDMTFREFLSFLNTPETITLSHRQFFNLPAYVQNGSFRSYEGLNRSEIDTTQIGAEFISLFYERNLKIYSNLLNAQLKHKGKRLLLIMGQTHIGVLQDIAENNPDYAIVNANQYLGSNIP